The region CTTCCAATGAGCAATCTTGGACCCGTAGTGAATCACCACATGGAAGTAAGAATCGAAGAGTAAAATTACATCGGGAGAGATTGAACAAACGTCTAGAAGGACCGGAACAGGGGGACCGTCAAAAGAATACTGAAATAATGTAGGTTGTATCATAATAAGTGAACCCACAACTCCTTCACGGTTCAACATTAGTCGGAAGAACGAAGTTTCATCGGGAGTACTATTGAAAACATCGATAAATTGGGACCTCCTCAAATAATACATAAACTGCGGATAAAGAGAGAAACTCGTTGACAAACGGAACGTAGATGGATCTTCATGGATATAGTCCCCAAACTTGGAGGCAAAACAAATAAGGCTGTCGTCAAGCCATCTGATAACATCTCGAGCATAACATGTTTCTGATCGGTGAATGGCGAGTCTGGCCATGACAGAAGCAGCTGCTTCCTGATCAAAACCAGCAGTTATTTCTGCTGACTTGTTACCGACCCATCTTCTAGCAGCAGTCGTAACCCTTTTCCGAACTCCCATATTACCGTGTCGATAACGTGTTATGAATTGTATAAAGAATGCAGAGCCGGGATGTGCTTTCTGCTGATCACTTACTTCAAAGAAGAAAGCTAAGCATGTTTTGTTCGTTACCGTACCCAACTTCCACTTGTAGGTTCCACCCTCCCCCGTCTCACGATCACTCACTATTCCATTTTTCTGCCGAAGAGAAACACAAGGTCCTAGAGCTCCACAAACTTTTAAATCTTTGGTAGTTACCACATCAATAGTTGCATCGAAATACATCTTCAAATTCCCCTCTTCATCATGACTAAAAATATGCCGCAAGCACTTTCTGAATTGTTCCGAGTCAAATAACTCTCCGAACATCATGAATCCACCAGACCTCTCAACAGGGCCTTTTAGCTCTGCTACTCCTATTTGATCAAGAGAACAGGCAAATAAGTCAAGAACAACAGATGCATCAGATAATCTCTGCAAAAGCCGATTGTAGAAGTTGCATGATTTCCTATAGTACGGCGCTTGACCATTGATGAGGTCTTTATGATTTCTGATGGCGTTACTAAGATCTGAATCAACAATGATTCCCGGGCCCAAAGTTGCAGGTCCAGAAGTGAAGACCATAATACGAGACACTGTATGGCCTAAACATCCTTCAAGAAGTCCGAGCGCAACCGAGATTGCCAAACCTGTGCATCTCTGTGGGCGGTGACCAGGCTTTACTACAGCTAAAGAGCGAATTTCTTCAATTGCTGTAACGATATTGAACTCACATTCAGATACAGGTATCAAATATCCCTGATTCTGATGAAATGGTGATTTTCCGAGTTGCTGCTGCTTCATACGATTCAAGCCTAGAAGCTGTTGAGTCTGCAtatttgaaagaaaagaaaacgcTTGAATTAGGCATATTCCGTAAGCTTCAGATCATCCAAGTATATGGCTTATTGGCATAAATCATTCAATGAAAACataatttgtgaattttttttttcaacattcATGATCCAAATTGCAAATAATTTCATCACTAGAACTCAAAACCTatctaaaaaaaactcaatctaCAGAATATCCAAGTGCTTCTTCAAGATTTATACACGAAACAAGTAAAAACACACTCAATCCTCTAAATCATAGCTCAAAATGAACACAAGAAATGGCCAAATAAACAAGCAGAGCAATAAAGCAAACAAAAAGATAAAGTTGAAAACTATTTACCTGCTCAGAAGAAACCTCGCGTTCACCATGAAACACAACAACTCTACAACACCCCAAAAACCCCAAATCATAAACCCTAACCATCGAATCAAAAACAATCAAACCCACAATTGAATTTTCAGGCAACCGTTCAATAACCAACAATAGCTCATTCTTAACCACCTTAAGCTCCTCCTCGTCCGTACAAGCATCCACCACAAACACAAACCCCGGCCCCACCTCCCCACACCCACCGCCGCCATTTCTCGGAGTAGACCCAACCATGGAAGACAAAGAAGAAGTACTGGACGAGTACAGCCCATTTACCGAGCCCGACCTCAAACTCAAACCCGACCCGAATTTCACATCGGTCTTATCGATTTTATATTCTACAGTACTATAAGTGGGAAACAACTCAGCCGGAAGATTGGTTTCGCCGATACCGGAATAAGAAATAGGGAAAGGGTTTTTACAGTAACAGAAAGGACAGACCCAGACACGTGACTGGTAATCGACACGTGCGTATGGGTTTAAGACGGCGGAGCACCGAGAGCAGGTTAGCGGCTCGTACGGGAGAATTGGGAGCTCCGATGATTGCATTAATGGGGTGCACATTATGCTGAGGGGGACCACGAGTGATGTGGCGTCGTTTTTGGTTGTTGGCCATGAATTCCACGACCAACGGAGTCCTTCAATTGACTCCAATTCCGTgaaatccatgaatttgggaGAGGGATTTGATCTGCGTTTCTAGTTTGGTCTCATTGTTTAATGGAATTGTACTTTCCGATGATTTAAGACTCAAGTAACATAAAGATGCACTTTTTTTAAGGCACTTGTTTTTGTTTGGTTGCTCAAAATGCAACGACAAatcaaaatagatttatcattttttttatgagaaaaatattctaaaatccccacgtttgtcataatttacagtttggtattttttatttaaaaatcaaacaatttattacttcagttttaattttacaaacacttgcaaccttctgttaaatatagatATCAAACCATTAACGTTATAAAATGtaaggtaccaaatcgtttgaaaatgagatATTAAATCGTGAACATAATTAATATTGAGTTAACAAAatgttaatataataaaaagtgaggtatcaaatcgtttgaaaataaatatcaaatcaTTAATGAAACTAACAGAAGCCCTTAATTGTTGATggaatcaaaactgaggtaataaatcgtttgattttcaaataaagggtactaaactgtaaattatgacaaacgtgagaggccttagagtaatttgcttttttttttttaaaaaaatacctttaaactctttaaaaaatacttttaacacttttaaaaatatttgttttgtaataaaagaaattaagtaAATGTTAATCacaatttagtaattttataattctaattatttataattttttttaatatatggtttatgattttttttaaatagttttcaACCATGAGACAACACTTTTAAGTATTTTATATTCAGATTAATCTACATTCCAATAATATAGGCCCCTTACAAGAGATAGGCTCTGATCCTAAATTTTAATGGTTGCATATATGAGTACGGTTAGAACGCGACCTCgcttaaatcaaaaaaaggacTTATCAACTTACATACGCGGTGTAGCTGAAACTTActcttaaaaaaaatgttacacCATCAATAAcgaatatttagatttttttaaataatcggAGAGGAGAACGTTTATATAACGATATAAATCTATGATCTTATCAGATTGATGCTCGGCGTCTATCATTTGAGATACAACTCATACAAATATTTAGACTTTTTTTATGTACTTCAGCGATGAATAGACATAATCGTTAGGCGGGCTTCAAAGCCAGCTCGCTCATATCCCGACTTATTTAGGACAAATTAGTACATTCTTTTCTCATCAAGTccgatttaaatatttattaaatttattatatatgtgcaactttttatatataattaattatatttatatgtagaTTCAAAAAATGTCTGGTCGGAAGACTTGAACTCGAACTCGGACTGGAtttgaatttgcatttaaaagAGTCAATTTTGATTAAGTTTGGCCCTTATTGCTCAAGTCCAGCCCACGAACAAGTATAGTTATCTGAGTGAAGGTTTGGAATAAAGAAAACTTAGAGCTTAAGTTCAGGCCTTGTAGCCCACAACAGAATGAATGTTGGTAGATAGAGGGTCCAAAATGGGTTTCATTCAGTTACTGATCTTAGGTATTTGGACTGAAATCTATGAAGATAATAAGCCATACCTCAGAAGTGTTTAAGGTTCATTTACGAGAAATTTGCACAAAATACtctttttttagatttatttgttttaaatattttaattttgaaaatttatatttttactctttttttgtaatgtttctatcTCTACCCCAATTAGAATTTTAACTAATTAGCATTTTTACTCCACTCATGCAAGACACATgtgcacttttattttttttatcttttcctctttcttctcttctctctctttcttctctctctctcttctcttctctctctttcttcttcttcttcttctttcctttctctgcaactttttctttacgtttttttttcattttaataaaatttcttaacaaattttatccaaaaaattCAAGATAAAAAAGAATTCATTATGAAAAATTTGACCTAATCCGTCTCAAGAAATAACGAAGTTTTCCGTCATCGCCATCGCCATCattgatctttttatttttttcagaattttcttcttcttcttatttctatgttgttttaattgtAGTATCGTTTTTTGgtattgtttttcatttttttttgaaaaaattgttttttcttcattaatgatgttttgacatggttttcaaacgtttttaaattaattttagaaattgttggaaactgttttttcgaaactgttttatactgtttgaaacctttgtaaacggtttgaaacggTTTtattgaaactgttatttttttaaactgtttgaaagtgtttttttttaaactgttttagactgtttgaaacctttgtaaacggtttgaaactgttatttttgagaCTGTTTTAAAGTGGTTTTAGAAACCGTtctaaactgtttgaaacctttgcaaactgttttaaacatttttaaattgtttgaaactgtttttagataaaggttgcaaattatgttttatgaaactgtttgaaacctgtataaactgtttgaaaccattgtaaactgtttgaagctGTTTTTTGGAAACTGTttgatacgtttgtaaactttttgaaactattgtataattttttttaaatgataataattatgtcttttaaaaattgtatgaaaccgtttgaaactgcatTTGAAACAGTTCgaaaccgtttttaatagaacaaataaataaaaaattataatttttctttgtttttggagaaagttatgatcgttggatttgaattccaagtgaaatttgaaacgatttgattacgaattaaaaattcgagcggatcggAAAATAGATTTGAAACTAgcaataaaactttaaaaaatagtaataaaattacagaaattaattttctaaaatgttATGATCTGAAGATTAGACTGGATTTgttgatttgttatt is a window of Mercurialis annua linkage group LG2, ddMerAnnu1.2, whole genome shotgun sequence DNA encoding:
- the LOC126667574 gene encoding protein transport protein SEC23 G; its protein translation is MDFTELESIEGLRWSWNSWPTTKNDATSLVVPLSIMCTPLMQSSELPILPYEPLTCSRCSAVLNPYARVDYQSRVWVCPFCYCKNPFPISYSGIGETNLPAELFPTYSTVEYKIDKTDVKFGSGLSLRSGSVNGLYSSSTSSLSSMVGSTPRNGGGGCGEVGPGFVFVVDACTDEEELKVVKNELLLVIERLPENSIVGLIVFDSMVRVYDLGFLGCCRVVVFHGEREVSSEQTQQLLGLNRMKQQQLGKSPFHQNQGYLIPVSECEFNIVTAIEEIRSLAVVKPGHRPQRCTGLAISVALGLLEGCLGHTVSRIMVFTSGPATLGPGIIVDSDLSNAIRNHKDLINGQAPYYRKSCNFYNRLLQRLSDASVVLDLFACSLDQIGVAELKGPVERSGGFMMFGELFDSEQFRKCLRHIFSHDEEGNLKMYFDATIDVVTTKDLKVCGALGPCVSLRQKNGIVSDRETGEGGTYKWKLGTVTNKTCLAFFFEVSDQQKAHPGSAFFIQFITRYRHGNMGVRKRVTTAARRWVGNKSAEITAGFDQEAAASVMARLAIHRSETCYARDVIRWLDDSLICFASKFGDYIHEDPSTFRLSTSFSLYPQFMYYLRRSQFIDVFNSTPDETSFFRLMLNREGVVGSLIMIQPTLFQYSFDGPPVPVLLDVCSISPDVILLFDSYFHVVIHYGSKIAHWKKLGYHKDSSHENLRKLLEAPELDAQQLVAERVPAPRLIKCDQHSSQARFLLAKLNPSVTQNSTYTEGSEVILTDELSLQEFIDHLQTLAVKA